ATTTGTTCACCGGCTCCGATCGCAACTACACCAACGGTGTCGCGCTAACAGCAGTCTCACGTGATCTGCAAGGCGGGCTCCGTCCGGAGTGCCTGCCTCAGCCGATTGGTTTGTACGCCCGCTTCATCGGCTGGGCTGATCCCGGGTTCTGGCGCGATTCCGGCGCCCAGACATCGTCGCAAAACCTCGTCGTGCGCTTTGGCCAGTCCATGTACACGCCCGAGAACAAGACGCGCACCGACGTGATTCCAGATGACCGACCGTACGCTGGTTTGCTCTACCTGGGTTTGGCGTGGAATCGCCGCATCCACCCACAAGCCGCCAGCTACGAAATGCTTGACGTGCGTGAGCTGACCCTGGGCGTGATCGGCCCCTGGTCGCTGGCCGAGCAATCTCAGGATCTGGTGCATCGGGCACGCGGCATTGAGCGATTTCGCGGCTGGGACAACCAGTTGCGCAACGAGCCGGCGTTTCAGATGGCCATGGAGCGCAAGTTCAAGCCGTACACGGAGGGTGCGGTCCGCCCTGGATGGGGCAGCGACGTGATCGGCAGCTATGCCCTGCGGGTCGGAAACATCGAAACCGCCGCCAGTACCGGCGTGGAGTTTCGCGCGGGCTGGAACATACCGAACGACTTCGGCAGCTATCCGATCCGCCCTGGCGCAGAGAACCGCCCGCCCTCTGGTGTTGCCGATCTGCGCACGACAACGCCGCAGTCGGTCCTGGCGCCCAAACCTGGGGCACATGTCTTCCTGAATCTGGAGGGTAAAGCCGTCGCCTGGGACTTCTCACTCGACGGAAACATGTTCCGGCATAGCCATCACGTCAGCCGGCGGCCTTGGATCGCGCAAGCAGCTCTCGGCATCAGTAGCCAATGGATCGTTGCTGGACGTGGCGTACGGCTCGCCGTGATGCGCGTTTGGAGAACCCGCGAGTTCGACCAGCAGGCGGGCCATCACGCATTCGGATCGATCGCGCTGAGTCTGGAATTTTGAGGACACCTGCAACCAATCGTTAGACCCAAAGCATTCGTCACAACATCAATGGAGAAATTCGTGAACCAGCCCTTGAAATCCAGATCGTTTTTCACCGTCCCGCTGTCCGTGCTCTTGGCAACCTTCGCCACGGCACTCGGTGCGCAGTCCGTAGAGGCGGCAAAGCCAATGGCGCTTCGTACCATAATGGAAAGACTCGGTCGCGACATGCAAGCCGTCACGGGCGCGATCTCCAAAGAAGACTGGCCGCTGGTCGCCGAGCTAGCACCACGAATCGCCAAGCATGCCGAGCCGCCCATGTCGGAAAAGATGCGCATCCTTGCTTGGCTTGGGGCAGACGCTGGAAAGTTTCGGGGTCTTGATGGACAGGTCCATGACGCCGCGACCGCCATGGGCGAGGCTGCACAGCGGAATGACGGCCAAGCAGTCATCGCGGCTTTCTCCAAGACCCAGCAAAGCTGCCTAGCCTGCCACCAGAGTTACCGTCGCTCGTTCGTGGAAAAGTTCTATGGAAGCCGCTAGCAAGGGATGGCTACACCTATTGACGGAAGACTAGCTTCTGTCCAATCAACATACCTCGACGCGTTTCAGGTTCCCAGGAAGCCACCCGTGCAGCGATCACGGGTTCCTGCTTCACCCGCGGCAGCACTCGTTGGATCTGACGTTCATGACTCCCATATGCATGTGGGTCACCAGCACCAGCGGATAACGCAGCACCTCGTCCAGTGAGATACGTTTGTGCTTGAGCAGCGGATGCCATGCCGGCGCCGCGACCATGAGGGGGGGCGCTCCAAAGCGCCTTAGCCACGATGTCGTCACCCACTTCACCAGACTGGGCCCTAGGTCATACAGATCGCCATGCAGCCCCTTGATTTGCTGCGACAGTGACACCTCGAACAGGCGCAACTCGACGTCGGGCTCCTCCTGCCAGCTTAACGCCAGCAAGGTCGGCAAGCGCGACGGGGTGATGCCATCGGACAGCGTAATGCGTTGCTGACCGTGAAAGCCGTTGGCCGCTCCCCTCACGCTGTCGCGGGCTTGCTGCAAGGCAGTGAAGAGGCGCGGCACATGTTACAGGAATTGCTTGTCCGCCCGCGTCAGCCGCTTGCTGCGACTGCTCCGGCCGCAGTGCTTCAGCAGCGCGGTTACAGGTGGCGATCTCGAATTCGCCGAACATGCCCATCGACAGTTCATCCGGCGCGATGCCCGCTGGCGCGAACTTCAGACGCTGCGCCGCCGCCCGTGTCGACAGACCAAATCGCTCGCCCTCGGGGAGTGACGTAAGACGCCGCGACTGTCTTCCTCGGGTCGCTGCGGCCACAGAAGATAGCCGAGGCGCGCTGGCGCGAGTGCTCTAGCTAGCCATCCGCCATGACCGCCGCCCGCGTTCAAGCAGCGTTGCAATAACTCCGGACACCATTGCCCGCGTGCTGTGAGCCGGCGACGGCAGCCGCTGCAAGACATGCCGGCCTCTTCTCCGCACGCATGCGGCTCCCTACGATCATAAGGACTGGTCACGTCACGAGGGACTGCGCATGAACTTACGTCATCTTCGCTGTTTCATTGCTGTAGCCGAGGAACTGCACTTCGGTCGAGCCGCTAGGCGGCTGCATATAGAACAATCTCCCCTATCACGCACGATCCGCAAGTTGGAGACAACTCTAGGCGTGACGTTGCTCAGTCGCACGCCGCGGGGCGCAACCCTGACTTGGGCAGGGCGAGTCTTCCTCGACGACGCCCGCCGCATCATGTTGAGCGTTGAGCAGGCAGTGGCCAGCGCGAAGGCTGCTGCCTCCGGTTCTCAGGGCATTTTGCGAATCGCGCTGTCGAGAGACATAGGACGGGCGAGGCTATCAGCACTGCTTGCACTGTGCCGCGAAGAGTCGCCGCAGGTAAACATCCGGCTCTCCGAAGTACCGCTGACCGAACTCGTGCAGGGGCTGAACGCAAATCTGTTCGACGCCGGCTTTGCAATGGTCAATGAAGTGGAGGACGGGATCATTGCTGAGCCGCTGTGGGCCGACCCCTTGGTAGTGATCCTGCCCGCACGGCACCCGCTTGTAGCCTTCAAGGAAGTGCCGTTGCAGGAAGTGGTGAGCTATCCGCTGGTACTTTGTGATCCACGGGCATGCCAAGGTTGCGGTCGGCAGAGCGAACGACTGTTCCGCTCTGTCGATGTCCAACCGATCGTGGCTGAGTA
This region of Alicycliphilus denitrificans K601 genomic DNA includes:
- a CDS encoding LysR family transcriptional regulator — its product is MNLRHLRCFIAVAEELHFGRAARRLHIEQSPLSRTIRKLETTLGVTLLSRTPRGATLTWAGRVFLDDARRIMLSVEQAVASAKAAASGSQGILRIALSRDIGRARLSALLALCREESPQVNIRLSEVPLTELVQGLNANLFDAGFAMVNEVEDGIIAEPLWADPLVVILPARHPLVAFKEVPLQEVVSYPLVLCDPRACQGCGRQSERLFRSVDVQPIVAEYAASHGLMLTLVAAGYGLSFSTAAHLATCQPADVVVRPLAGQSASITTYLLRTEGGMTEPLQRFIERAERVCHQDASTSRAI
- a CDS encoding cytochrome c, translated to MEKFVNQPLKSRSFFTVPLSVLLATFATALGAQSVEAAKPMALRTIMERLGRDMQAVTGAISKEDWPLVAELAPRIAKHAEPPMSEKMRILAWLGADAGKFRGLDGQVHDAATAMGEAAQRNDGQAVIAAFSKTQQSCLACHQSYRRSFVEKFYGSR
- a CDS encoding lipid A deacylase LpxR family protein → MIGIGGYRWSLRGTKVRQPMQCVILLIAGALFSPISAFGSEVSLSANPPSCSPEQSLRWRGGTLRLENDLFTGSDRNYTNGVALTAVSRDLQGGLRPECLPQPIGLYARFIGWADPGFWRDSGAQTSSQNLVVRFGQSMYTPENKTRTDVIPDDRPYAGLLYLGLAWNRRIHPQAASYEMLDVRELTLGVIGPWSLAEQSQDLVHRARGIERFRGWDNQLRNEPAFQMAMERKFKPYTEGAVRPGWGSDVIGSYALRVGNIETAASTGVEFRAGWNIPNDFGSYPIRPGAENRPPSGVADLRTTTPQSVLAPKPGAHVFLNLEGKAVAWDFSLDGNMFRHSHHVSRRPWIAQAALGISSQWIVAGRGVRLAVMRVWRTREFDQQAGHHAFGSIALSLEF
- a CDS encoding LysR substrate-binding domain-containing protein, which translates into the protein MPRLFTALQQARDSVRGAANGFHGQQRITLSDGITPSRLPTLLALSWQEEPDVELRLFEVSLSQQIKGLHGDLYDLGPSLVKWVTTSWLRRFGAPPLMVAAPAWHPLLKHKRISLDEVLRYPLVLVTHMHMGVMNVRSNECCRG